Proteins from one Camelina sativa cultivar DH55 chromosome 8, Cs, whole genome shotgun sequence genomic window:
- the LOC104707085 gene encoding pre-rRNA-processing protein TSR2 homolog codes for MNQNANVPVEVIGDEEVAMLHEGIGLILSRWTAMRAAVENGWGGKNSQAKAENTISQIFDHFTLSKDPMDYDRLVDILENGLNELNTEADDGSPEEVTESLLDLYQECCVGNFQMVEKLRATKVKAKASVVKVANGNDEDDEESDDDEDTSMNDDQTTDMMVDASENSSNRKPEAMPVDEPVADDGWTVVPSRKNKGKKN; via the exons ATGAATCAGAACGCTAATGTACCGGTAGAAGTGATTGGTGATGAGGAGGTGGCCATGCTGCACGAAGGAATCGGTTTGATACTTTCGCGGTGGACTGCTATGAGAGCTGCCGTCGAAAACGGTTGGGGCGGCAAAAATTCTCAGGCGAAAGCTGAGAACACCATCTCCCAAATTTTCGATCATTTCACCCTATCAAaag ATCCAATGGACTATGACCGGTTAGTTGATATTCTAGAGAATGGTCTTAATGAGCTTAATACTGAGGCTGATGATGGAAGCCCCGAAGAG GTGACAGAGTCACTACTGGATTTGTACCAAGAATGCTGTGTCGGTAACTTCCAAATGGTTGAGAAACTAAGGGCTACTAAAGTTAAGGCGAAAGCAAGTGTTGTCAAG GTTGCAAATGGtaatgatgaggatgatgaggaaagcgatgatgatgaggatacaAGCATGAATGATGATCAAACCACAGACATGATGGTGGATGCATCTGAAAACAGCTCAAACCGTAAACCAGAAGCCATGCCCGTTGATGAACCAGTAGCCGATGATGGCTGGACCGTAGTTCCATCTAGAAAAAACAAGGGAAAGAAGAATTAA